One window from the genome of Myxococcales bacterium encodes:
- the atpG gene encoding ATP synthase F1 subunit gamma, whose protein sequence is MPSLKSIRTRIGSVKNTRKITRAMKLVAAARLRRAQEAITAARPYTMTLTQVVSELVAVAGEAAHPLFVKPTVAEGKKERVHILVLSSDRGLAGAFNTNVIKRVELLMRTELANCDVTLLAIGKKANGYFARRNANIGSFDAAPQSANALQASRELATRISADFLAGNVDRVIFVYNEFHSAISQVVQHKQLLPIVPEVVAAAKGDAPAAPAHGSDGASGAGVDYLYEPGKTELLARLAPLYVQIVLYRAILESIASEFGSRMSSMESATKNAGEMISKLTLQYNRARQASITKELLEIIGGAEALKG, encoded by the coding sequence ATGCCCTCATTAAAGTCAATCCGCACGCGTATCGGCTCGGTGAAAAACACCCGCAAGATCACGCGCGCGATGAAGCTGGTCGCGGCGGCGCGCCTGCGTCGTGCGCAGGAAGCGATCACGGCGGCGCGGCCGTACACCATGACGCTGACGCAAGTCGTGTCGGAGTTAGTCGCGGTCGCCGGCGAGGCAGCGCACCCGCTGTTTGTTAAGCCCACCGTCGCCGAAGGCAAAAAAGAGCGCGTCCACATCTTGGTGTTGTCGTCTGACCGCGGCCTCGCCGGCGCGTTTAACACCAACGTCATCAAGCGCGTCGAGCTGCTCATGCGCACCGAACTCGCAAACTGCGACGTCACGCTGCTGGCGATCGGCAAGAAGGCCAACGGCTATTTTGCCCGTCGCAACGCCAACATCGGCAGCTTCGACGCTGCGCCGCAATCGGCCAACGCGCTGCAAGCCTCGCGCGAACTCGCCACGCGCATCTCGGCCGATTTCTTGGCCGGCAACGTCGACCGCGTGATTTTCGTCTACAACGAATTTCACAGCGCCATCTCGCAAGTCGTGCAACACAAACAGCTGTTGCCGATCGTGCCGGAAGTGGTTGCCGCCGCCAAAGGCGATGCGCCAGCCGCACCAGCCCATGGTAGCGACGGTGCCTCGGGCGCCGGCGTCGACTACCTCTACGAACCCGGCAAGACCGAGCTCCTCGCGCGCTTGGCGCCGCTCTACGTACAGATCGTGCTCTATCGCGCCATTTTAGAATCCATCGCGTCGGAATTTGGCTCGCGCATGTCCAGCATGGAAAGCGCGACCAAGAACGCCGGCGAAATGATCAGCAAGCTCACCCTGCAATATAACCGCGCCCGTCAGGCCTCGATTACCAAGGAGCTCTTGGAAATCATTGGCGGCGCAGAAGCACTCAAAGGATAA
- a CDS encoding F0F1 ATP synthase subunit epsilon — MSSAITINIVTPRGVLAQTDAGYVTAPGELGEFQVLPGHLPMLVAIKPGVLTLGSTGGIVVAARYAVGSGYLRINETGTIEVLVEEAVHGSNVDVATARAELAAADAEIAKLQGAPLDGDWHVLQIRRAWAQAQLDAVSN, encoded by the coding sequence GTGTCTAGCGCCATCACCATCAACATCGTCACGCCACGCGGCGTGCTCGCGCAAACCGACGCGGGCTATGTCACCGCGCCTGGCGAGCTCGGCGAGTTTCAGGTGTTGCCTGGCCACTTGCCGATGCTGGTCGCGATCAAGCCCGGCGTGCTCACCTTGGGCTCGACCGGCGGCATCGTGGTCGCCGCGCGCTACGCGGTTGGCTCGGGCTATCTGCGCATCAACGAAACCGGCACCATCGAGGTGCTCGTCGAAGAGGCCGTGCACGGCAGCAACGTCGACGTCGCCACCGCGCGCGCCGAGCTCGCCGCCGCCGACGCCGAAATCGCCAAGCTGCAAGGCGCCCCGCTCGATGGCGACTGGCACGTGCTGCAAATCCGCCGCGCCTGGGCGCAGGCGCAGCTCGACGCGGTTTCGAACTAG
- the atpD gene encoding F0F1 ATP synthase subunit beta, which translates to MATSANSIGRVVQVIGPVVDVAFDSAQLPEINTALLITNPSIDKRADNLTVEVAQHLGEKMVRCIAMDNTDGLVRGQAVKNSGSPISVPVGKEVLGRILNVIGEPVDERGPTGATKTSPIHRSAPKFVDQSVSVEMFETGIKVIDLLAPYRKGGKIGLFGGAGVGKTVLIQELINNVAKKSGSYSVFAGVGERTREGNDLMHELAEAKMSNGNSVLSNTALVFGQMNEPPGARARVALTALTIAEYFRDVEKQDLLLFVDNIFRFTQAGSETSALLGRIPSAVGYQPTLSTEMGGLQERITSTKDGSITSVQAIYVPADDLTDPAPATAFAHLDATTVLNRAISEKGIYPAVDPLDSTSTILTPAVVGDRHYKVAREVQRILQRYKDLQDIIAILGMDELSEDDKQTVSRARKIEKFMGQPFHVAETFTGLAGVFVSKDDTVRSFEEILSGKCDDLPEQAFEMVGTIDDVRAKAVELAKKAN; encoded by the coding sequence ATGGCTACCTCAGCAAACTCAATTGGTCGCGTTGTTCAAGTCATTGGCCCCGTCGTCGACGTGGCGTTCGATTCGGCGCAATTGCCCGAAATCAACACCGCGCTCCTCATCACCAACCCGTCGATCGACAAGCGCGCCGACAACCTCACGGTCGAAGTCGCGCAGCATCTCGGCGAGAAGATGGTGCGCTGCATCGCCATGGACAACACTGACGGCCTCGTCCGTGGCCAGGCCGTGAAAAATTCCGGATCACCCATCTCGGTGCCGGTTGGCAAAGAAGTCCTCGGCCGCATCTTGAACGTCATCGGCGAACCCGTTGACGAGCGTGGCCCCACCGGCGCGACCAAGACCTCGCCAATTCACCGCTCGGCGCCAAAGTTTGTCGACCAATCGGTTAGCGTCGAAATGTTCGAGACCGGAATTAAGGTCATCGACTTGCTCGCGCCATACCGCAAGGGCGGCAAGATCGGCCTCTTCGGCGGCGCCGGCGTCGGCAAGACGGTGCTCATCCAAGAGCTGATCAACAACGTCGCCAAGAAGTCGGGTTCGTATTCGGTGTTCGCCGGCGTCGGCGAGCGCACCCGCGAAGGCAACGACTTGATGCACGAATTGGCGGAAGCCAAGATGTCGAACGGCAACTCGGTGCTCTCCAATACCGCGCTGGTGTTCGGCCAAATGAACGAACCGCCTGGCGCCCGCGCCCGCGTCGCGCTCACCGCGCTGACCATCGCCGAATACTTCCGCGACGTCGAAAAACAAGACTTGCTCCTGTTTGTCGACAACATCTTCCGCTTCACGCAAGCCGGTTCGGAAACCTCGGCGCTCCTCGGCCGGATTCCTTCCGCCGTCGGTTATCAGCCCACGCTGTCGACCGAAATGGGCGGCCTGCAAGAGCGCATCACCTCGACCAAGGACGGTTCGATTACCTCGGTGCAGGCGATTTACGTCCCCGCCGACGACTTGACCGACCCCGCGCCCGCCACCGCGTTTGCCCACCTCGATGCCACCACGGTGCTCAACCGGGCGATTTCGGAAAAAGGCATTTACCCTGCCGTCGATCCGCTCGACTCCACCTCTACCATTCTCACCCCGGCCGTCGTCGGCGACCGCCACTACAAGGTCGCCCGCGAAGTGCAACGGATTCTGCAGCGCTACAAGGATCTACAAGACATCATCGCCATTCTCGGCATGGACGAGCTCTCCGAAGACGACAAGCAAACCGTGTCGCGCGCGCGTAAGATCGAAAAGTTCATGGGCCAGCCGTTCCACGTCGCCGAAACCTTCACCGGTCTGGCCGGCGTGTTCGTCTCCAAGGACGACACCGTGCGCTCGTTCGAGGAAATCCTCTCCGGCAAGTGCGACGACCTCCCCGAGCAAGCGTTTGAAATGGTCGGCACCATCGACGACGTGCGCGCCAAGGCCGTCGAGCTGGCGAAAAAGGCGAACTAA